In Oryza glaberrima chromosome 8, OglaRS2, whole genome shotgun sequence, the following are encoded in one genomic region:
- the LOC127783248 gene encoding pentatricopeptide repeat-containing protein At1g80880, mitochondrial — protein sequence MPPPPLAAAALRRHVLRALLPQSRHLCLLAAHSPSPSDDSDFEPPDHPLPRAPDGDGELAAFLHRLSDASTAASSPKHALSLLLSSPPPPGLPPASRRDLLVRALWELRRDPDAAALALRWGEEGCAAAGERAGPPPPPPPPAEAWHLAIWAAGKARRFDLAWAVVRRMLRRGVLTSRAMVIVMERYVAANEVNKAIKTFDAMEKFKTEADQTVFYSLLRALCKNKNIEDAEELLLVRKKFFPLTAEGFNIILDGWCNVITDIAEAKRIWREMSNYCITPDGTSYTLMVSCFAKVGNLFDTLRVYDEMKKRGWTPSIAVYNSLIYVLTKENCMKDAQNIFTRIIDEGLQPNVKTYNSMIVPLCESRKLDEARMVLEDMMLKGIVPTILTYHTFLRQENIDETLKLLKKMKDDGCGPKSDTFLMLIDRFFQLNEPGHALKLWNEMKRYDIRPSYSHYMSVVQGLIKHGCMERALEYYDEMKENGFASDPKLENEFRTFLLANRDHWRGAGKYNIIPQRGKHFARRSRIQ from the exons atgccgccgccgccgctcgccgccgccgccctccgccgccacgtccTACGCGCCCTCCTCCCCCAATCTCGGCACCtctgcctcctcgccgcccactccccctccccctccgacGACAGCGACTTCGAGCCTCCCGACCACCCCCTCCCCCGGGcccccgacggcgacggcgagctcgccgccttcctccaccgcctctccgacgcctccaccgccgcgtcctccccgaAGCACGCGCTGTCGCTTCTCCTGTCCTCGCCGCCCCCCCCGGGCCTACCTCCTGCCTCCCGCCGCGACCTCCTCGTCCGCGCACTCTGGGAGCTCCGCCGCGACCCGGACGCGGCGGCCCTCGCGCTccggtggggggaggaggggtgcgccgccgccggggagcgcGCGGGGccaccgccccctcccccgccgcctgcCGAGGCGTGGCACCTGGCCATATGGGCCGCGGGGAAGGCGCGGCGGTTCGACCTCGCGTGGGCGGTCGTGCGCCGCATGCTGCGCCGCGGGGTGCTCACCAGCCGCGCCATGGTCATCGTGATGGAGAG GTATGTAGCTGCCAATGAAGTGAACAAAGCAATCAAGACATTTGATGCAATGGAGAAGTTTAAAACGGAAGCAGATCAAACTGTATTTTACTCCCTTCTTCGTGCtctttgcaaaaataaaaacatagagGATGCTGAGGAATTGCTTCTCGTGAGAAAGAAATTCTTCCCACTTACTGCAGAAGGTTTCAATATTATTCTAGATGGTTGGTGCAATGTAATCACTGATATAGCTGAAGCAAAGAGAATTTGGAGAGAAATGTCAAATTACTGCATTACTCCTGATGGCACATCTTATACCCTCATGGTCAGTTGTTTTGCAAAAGTTGGAAACCTTTTTGATACCCTGAGGGTTTACGATGAGATGAAAAAGAGGGGTTGGACTCCTAGTATTGCTGTTTATAATTCTCTTATCTATGTCCTGACAAAAGAGAATTGCATGAAGGATGCACAGAATATATTCACTAGAATTATCGATGAAGGCCTCCAACCAAACGTCAAAACTTACAACAGTATGATAGTTCCGCTTTGCGAAAGTCGCAAGCTTGATGAAGCACGGATGGTGTTGGAGGACATGATGTTGAAGGGAATTGTTCCAACCATTTTGACATACCATACATTTCTGAGACAAGAAAACATTGATGAAACCCTGAAGCTCTTGAAAAAAATGAAGGATGATGGCTGTGGTCCTAAGAGTGATACATTTCTCATGCTTATTGATAGATTTTTTCAATTGAATGAACCTGGACATGCTTTGAAGCTCTGGAATGAAATGAAAAGATATGACATCAGACCTTCTTATTCACACTATATGTCAGTTGTGCAAGGTTTGATCAAACACGGATGCATGGAAAGAGCTTTAGAGTATTATGatgaaatgaaggaaaatggCTTTGCTTCTGATCCAAAACTTGAAAATGAGTTCAGAACCTTTTTGTTGGCCAACAGAGACCATTGGAGAGGAGCTggaaaatataatattattccACAGCGTGGCAAACATTTTGCAAGGCGGTCAAGAATTCAGTGA